The following coding sequences are from one Chloroflexota bacterium window:
- a CDS encoding BMP family ABC transporter substrate-binding protein, producing MRTRMFVLVALLVAVALVLGACAGPAATTGGKLKIGLVTDTGGVNDKSFNQSAWAGVQKAVKDLGGEAKFIESKQPTDYEKNIDQFATEKYDVVISVGFLMGDATAAKAKQYPNLKFAIIDNAYFPTKGDKNCPETVKDCYADGGLKNVTSLMFQEDEVGFLAGVVAGGMTKTNVVCTISGMEIPPVVRFVVGFQNGAKWMKPGVQALNTYIPSFTDPAKGKETATQMIGQKCDVGFGVGGNTGNGGLLAMKEKGLMAIGVDVDQYITYPEVKDALVTSAAKNVDVAVFNYLKAVSEKSDKAGMSTANLKNGGVGLAPYHDWESKVPADVKAKVKEATDALISGKLATGYKP from the coding sequence ATGCGTACTCGAATGTTCGTGCTCGTCGCTTTGCTCGTTGCTGTCGCGTTGGTCCTGGGCGCGTGCGCTGGTCCCGCCGCCACAACCGGTGGCAAGCTCAAGATCGGTCTCGTCACCGATACCGGCGGCGTGAATGACAAATCGTTCAACCAGTCGGCGTGGGCGGGCGTACAAAAAGCCGTCAAAGACCTGGGCGGCGAAGCCAAGTTCATCGAATCGAAACAGCCCACCGATTACGAAAAGAACATTGATCAGTTCGCCACCGAAAAGTACGATGTCGTCATCAGCGTTGGTTTCTTGATGGGCGATGCCACGGCGGCGAAAGCCAAGCAGTACCCCAACTTGAAATTCGCGATCATTGACAACGCGTACTTTCCGACCAAGGGTGACAAGAATTGCCCAGAAACGGTCAAGGATTGCTACGCCGATGGCGGACTCAAGAATGTCACGTCGTTGATGTTCCAGGAAGATGAAGTTGGATTTCTCGCGGGCGTGGTGGCGGGCGGCATGACCAAAACCAATGTCGTCTGCACGATTTCTGGGATGGAAATTCCTCCCGTCGTTCGCTTTGTCGTCGGTTTCCAGAACGGCGCCAAGTGGATGAAGCCGGGTGTGCAAGCACTCAACACATACATCCCCTCGTTCACGGATCCCGCCAAGGGTAAAGAGACCGCGACGCAAATGATCGGACAAAAATGCGACGTGGGCTTTGGCGTCGGCGGCAACACCGGCAACGGTGGTTTGCTCGCGATGAAAGAAAAGGGCTTGATGGCGATTGGCGTGGACGTGGATCAGTACATCACGTACCCCGAAGTGAAGGACGCGCTGGTCACGAGCGCGGCGAAGAACGTGGACGTTGCCGTGTTCAATTACTTGAAGGCGGTCAGCGAGAAATCCGACAAAGCCGGCATGAGCACCGCGAATTTGAAGAACGGCGGTGTGGGGCTTGCGCCGTATCACGACTGGGAAAGCAAAGTTCCGGCCGATGTGAAAGCGAAAGTGAAGGAAGCGACCGACGCGTTGATTAGCGGCAAACTGGCGACCGGTTACAAGCCGTAA
- a CDS encoding ABC transporter ATP-binding protein, giving the protein MTFALQANGITKRFPGVLANDNVSFDLKRGEIHGLLGENGAGKTTLMNILYGLYQPDEGQISLDGKPTRITSPHDAIAQGIGMVHQHFMLVPPLTVTENIMLGQEALRPAMQFLGRLAPLDRKTASARIRELSHQYGLDIDSDAYVKDLSVGAQQRVEIVKALYRRADILILDEPTAVLTPQEADDLFHIMSGMAVSGKSIIFITHKLREMQIVADRISVMRGGKMVGTTTPHEATQEMLAEMMVGRKVILQVDKAPMRAGDVVLRAENLQAQDDRHHQIVNGVSFEVRAGEILGIAGVQGNGQRELVEALTGLRHVTGGNIELLGHDVTRATPRHITELGAAHVPEDRHKHGLVLSFPIRDNFVLCTYYKSPFVTGWELDEARIAQEADKLVREFDVRTPSIETHAGSLSGGNQQKVIVARELDRPVKLLIVNQPTRGLDVGSIEFIHKRIIAARDSGAAVLLVSAELDEVLSLADRIAVMYKGSILQTLDARDATREQLGLLMAGVKEGKHV; this is encoded by the coding sequence ATGACCTTTGCTCTTCAAGCCAACGGGATCACGAAACGGTTTCCGGGCGTGCTCGCGAACGACAACGTGAGTTTCGATTTGAAACGCGGCGAGATTCACGGCTTGCTCGGCGAGAATGGCGCGGGCAAAACGACGCTGATGAATATTCTGTACGGTTTGTATCAACCGGACGAGGGACAGATTTCACTCGACGGCAAACCGACGCGCATCACCAGTCCGCACGATGCGATCGCGCAAGGCATCGGGATGGTGCACCAACACTTTATGCTCGTGCCGCCGCTCACCGTGACCGAAAACATTATGCTGGGTCAGGAGGCATTGCGACCGGCGATGCAATTCCTGGGTCGCCTCGCGCCGCTCGACCGCAAGACCGCGTCCGCGCGCATCCGCGAATTGTCGCACCAGTACGGATTGGATATTGACTCGGACGCGTACGTCAAGGATTTGTCGGTCGGCGCGCAACAACGCGTCGAGATCGTCAAGGCGTTGTATCGCCGCGCGGATATTTTGATTCTCGACGAGCCAACCGCGGTGCTCACGCCGCAAGAAGCGGACGATCTGTTTCACATCATGAGCGGGATGGCGGTCTCCGGCAAGTCCATCATTTTCATCACGCACAAATTGCGCGAGATGCAAATCGTGGCGGATCGCATTAGCGTGATGCGCGGCGGCAAAATGGTCGGCACGACGACGCCGCACGAGGCGACCCAGGAAATGCTCGCGGAGATGATGGTCGGACGCAAGGTGATTTTGCAAGTGGATAAAGCGCCGATGCGCGCGGGCGATGTGGTGTTGCGCGCCGAAAATTTGCAGGCACAGGATGATCGCCACCATCAAATTGTCAATGGCGTGTCGTTCGAGGTGCGCGCCGGCGAAATCCTGGGGATTGCCGGCGTGCAGGGCAACGGACAACGCGAGTTGGTCGAGGCGCTCACCGGTTTGCGTCACGTTACGGGCGGCAACATCGAATTGCTGGGTCACGATGTCACGCGCGCGACGCCGCGCCACATCACCGAGTTGGGCGCGGCGCACGTGCCCGAAGACCGGCACAAACACGGCTTGGTGTTGAGTTTTCCGATTCGCGATAATTTTGTCCTGTGCACGTACTATAAATCGCCGTTCGTGACGGGCTGGGAGTTGGACGAGGCGCGCATCGCGCAAGAGGCGGACAAGTTGGTGCGCGAGTTTGATGTGCGCACGCCGAGCATCGAGACGCACGCGGGATCGTTGTCCGGCGGCAATCAGCAAAAGGTGATCGTCGCGCGCGAGTTGGATCGCCCGGTGAAATTGCTGATCGTCAATCAACCGACGCGCGGCTTGGACGTTGGCTCGATTGAATTCATTCACAAACGCATCATCGCCGCGCGCGATAGCGGCGCTGCCGTATTGCTCGTCTCCGCCGAGTTAGACGAAGTGCTCTCGCTCGCGGATCGCATCGCGGTGATGTACAAAGGCAGTATCTTGCAAACGCTCGATGCGCGCGACGCGACGCGCGAACAACTGGGTCTGTTGATGGCAGGCGTCAAGGAAGGCAAACATGTCTAG